A single genomic interval of Persephonella atlantica harbors:
- a CDS encoding fatty acid--CoA ligase — protein sequence MENRYPYQNFYQLVEKNAKKFGRKPAIFEDKLKITHRQLKNYVDSFARYLELIGVRKGDHVSLLMGNSKEFIIAFLAVGKLGAVPVPINTFLKKEEIEYILDHSDSTVLITQEKFHKELTDVFRNTKIQKIIWHGSYPELDQNNLAFEEGLTIQDYEHIKPQGSLDDVAVMIYTSGTTGKPKGVMLTYRNIFSNLINIEKVVPLSHRDRFIVYLPMFHTFTLTATVLLPLYFGSPIVIIKSILPFSNILKQTLLKRVTIFMGVPEVYNALSKAKLPWYFMWFNRLRAFVSGAAPLPESTLKRMREKFPKVPLLEGYGLTEASPVVSINRMEKQKPLSVGPPLPDYQVKIVDDELVELKTGQIGEIIVKGDNVMKGYYKNETATEETVINGWLLTGDMGYVDEDGYIYIVDRKKDLIISKGINIYPREIEEVLMAHPSIEEAAVVGKKDETHGEIPVAFIKLKEDKTLSEKEVRNYLKERLANYKIPKSYYFVEDLPRNATGKVLKRVLKEQVNAGKYD from the coding sequence ATGGAAAACAGATATCCCTATCAGAACTTCTACCAGCTTGTTGAAAAAAATGCAAAAAAGTTTGGCAGAAAACCGGCAATTTTTGAGGACAAGCTGAAGATAACCCACAGACAGCTGAAAAACTACGTTGACTCATTTGCCCGTTATCTTGAGCTGATTGGCGTTAGAAAAGGAGACCACGTTTCTCTGCTTATGGGAAACAGTAAGGAGTTCATTATTGCATTTTTAGCTGTTGGAAAGTTAGGAGCTGTGCCTGTTCCTATAAACACATTCCTGAAAAAAGAAGAGATAGAGTATATATTAGACCACAGCGATTCCACTGTTTTGATAACTCAGGAAAAGTTTCACAAAGAACTTACAGATGTTTTCAGAAACACCAAAATTCAAAAAATTATATGGCACGGGAGTTATCCTGAACTTGACCAGAATAATCTTGCTTTTGAAGAAGGTTTGACCATTCAGGACTACGAGCATATCAAGCCACAGGGAAGCCTTGATGATGTTGCTGTTATGATTTATACATCTGGGACAACAGGAAAGCCAAAAGGTGTTATGCTCACCTACAGAAATATATTTTCCAACCTGATAAACATAGAAAAGGTTGTTCCCCTATCCCACAGAGACAGGTTTATCGTTTATCTTCCTATGTTTCACACCTTTACACTGACAGCAACAGTTTTGCTTCCCCTTTACTTTGGCTCTCCTATTGTAATAATAAAGTCTATCCTTCCCTTTTCTAACATCCTGAAACAGACACTTCTTAAAAGGGTGACCATATTTATGGGTGTCCCAGAGGTTTACAACGCTTTATCAAAGGCAAAACTACCCTGGTATTTTATGTGGTTCAACAGACTAAGGGCTTTTGTCTCAGGTGCTGCTCCTCTGCCAGAATCAACACTAAAAAGAATGAGAGAAAAATTCCCAAAAGTTCCATTGCTTGAAGGATATGGACTGACAGAAGCATCCCCTGTTGTTTCAATCAACCGTATGGAAAAACAGAAACCCCTTTCTGTGGGACCTCCTCTCCCAGACTATCAGGTCAAGATTGTTGACGATGAGCTGGTGGAACTGAAAACAGGTCAGATAGGGGAGATTATAGTCAAAGGCGACAATGTGATGAAAGGCTATTACAAAAACGAGACAGCAACAGAAGAGACAGTTATAAACGGCTGGCTTCTCACAGGGGACATGGGATATGTAGATGAAGATGGGTACATATACATCGTTGACAGGAAAAAAGACCTTATCATATCTAAGGGAATAAACATATACCCAAGGGAAATAGAAGAAGTACTGATGGCTCATCCTTCTATTGAAGAGGCAGCAGTAGTAGGTAAAAAAGATGAAACCCACGGTGAGATACCTGTTGCATTTATAAAACTGAAAGAAGACAAGACCCTGTCAGAAAAAGAGGTGAGAAACTACCTGAAAGAAAGACTTGCTAACTACAAGATACCAAAGAGTTACTACTTTGTTGAAGACCTTCCGAGGAATGCAACAGGAAAGGTGCTAAAAAGAGTGTTAAAGGAACAGGTTAATGCAGGAAAATACGACTAA
- a CDS encoding sodium:calcium antiporter: protein MLWILFLFLTVVIFLSGKNLVKYGDILAEKLNLGRTIVGIVFVASITSLPELITGISAVTYADSPDIAAGDIFGSCMFNLLILALLDGFVRGKPITTKVHHGLTLSASFGIILITVSAMSIFLRDKIPVLGWVSYSSFFIIALYMLAIWIITNYEKRFLISNIEKAAEELEYSHISLKETAVKYSINAVIIVFAAALLPKVGKEIAHQHGMTETFFGTFFMALSTSLPEVSVSIAAIKMNMVTISVANLLGSNIFNILILAIDDFFYTKGSLFALMDVDNLFSAGIATIMTAIVIIGLIYRAEKKMFILAYESVALIGAYLLGVIILYVL, encoded by the coding sequence ATGCTTTGGATACTGTTTTTGTTTCTCACAGTGGTAATATTTCTATCAGGGAAAAATTTAGTTAAATATGGAGACATACTTGCTGAAAAGCTCAATTTAGGAAGAACCATTGTAGGTATCGTGTTTGTTGCATCTATAACTTCTCTGCCGGAGCTTATTACAGGCATCAGTGCTGTAACTTATGCTGACTCTCCTGATATTGCAGCAGGAGACATATTCGGCAGTTGTATGTTTAATCTCCTTATTCTTGCGCTACTTGACGGATTTGTAAGAGGAAAACCTATCACAACAAAGGTTCACCACGGATTAACCTTATCTGCCAGTTTTGGTATTATCCTAATAACAGTTTCTGCTATGTCAATATTTTTAAGAGATAAAATACCTGTATTAGGCTGGGTGTCTTACAGCTCTTTTTTTATTATTGCACTTTACATGTTGGCAATATGGATAATTACCAATTACGAAAAAAGATTTCTTATATCAAATATTGAAAAAGCTGCTGAAGAGCTTGAGTACAGCCACATATCCCTAAAAGAAACAGCAGTAAAGTACAGTATAAATGCTGTCATAATAGTTTTTGCAGCTGCATTGCTACCAAAAGTTGGTAAAGAGATAGCACATCAGCATGGAATGACAGAAACATTTTTTGGAACATTCTTTATGGCTCTATCAACTTCATTACCTGAAGTATCAGTGTCTATTGCAGCAATAAAAATGAACATGGTTACAATATCTGTAGCAAATTTACTCGGTAGTAATATTTTTAACATTCTTATCCTTGCCATTGACGACTTTTTTTATACAAAAGGCTCTTTGTTTGCTTTGATGGATGTGGATAATCTGTTTTCAGCAGGTATAGCAACAATTATGACAGCCATCGTTATTATCGGACTTATTTACAGAGCCGAAAAAAAGATGTTTATACTTGCCTATGAATCTGTAGCGTTGATAGGAGCGTATCTTTTAGGTGTTATTATTCTGTACGTTCTTTAG
- the sfsA gene encoding DNA/RNA nuclease SfsA yields the protein MKLFSLNSLGKLEEATFVERPNRFTAICRKDGKNIRCHVADSGRLKEILTEGRKLLVVKNPPDLKTDYKILAAKMEEGWILLNTSLHSKIGKEAIKNGVLGFIPKEIKTEVKWGNSRIDYLIDSNTFVELKGSNLLVGNRCIFPDAPTERGTKHLRELIDAVKDGYSAIIMIMALRDCECFQTNKKLDPQFSEIFEMALNSGVRFLAFKIEINRDYDIVLKDKIPLCR from the coding sequence TTGAAACTTTTCAGTCTAAACAGTTTAGGAAAGCTTGAAGAGGCAACATTTGTTGAAAGACCAAACAGATTTACTGCCATATGCAGAAAAGATGGAAAAAATATCAGATGTCACGTGGCAGATTCAGGAAGACTAAAAGAGATACTGACAGAGGGAAGAAAGCTCCTTGTTGTAAAAAATCCCCCAGATTTGAAAACAGATTACAAAATCCTTGCCGCAAAAATGGAAGAAGGCTGGATACTGCTCAACACATCCCTGCATTCAAAAATAGGTAAAGAGGCAATAAAAAATGGGGTGTTAGGATTTATTCCAAAGGAGATTAAAACAGAGGTTAAGTGGGGAAACAGCAGAATTGATTATCTAATAGATAGTAACACATTCGTTGAACTTAAAGGAAGTAATCTTCTTGTTGGGAATAGATGTATTTTTCCCGATGCACCAACAGAGAGAGGAACAAAACATCTTAGGGAACTAATAGATGCTGTGAAGGATGGATATTCAGCTATCATAATGATTATGGCTTTAAGGGATTGCGAATGTTTCCAGACCAATAAAAAGTTAGATCCTCAGTTTTCTGAAATATTTGAAATGGCTTTAAATTCTGGTGTCAGATTTCTGGCATTTAAGATAGAAATCAATCGTGATTATGATATTGTCCTGAAAGATAAAATTCCCCTCTGCAGGTAA
- a CDS encoding trimeric intracellular cation channel family protein has product MVNEIFMLMNIIGLISFAVVGSFKALREGLDLFGITVLGIMTALGGGITRDLLVNHIPNALKSFTDFSFALFGVWLAVVFYRIFKRDISNRFFILIPDAIGLSAFTTTGALIAHDAGVSFFGIVILATLTGIGGGMISDILLGKIPNVLKDDFYASCAIIGAVGFYVTVSSGFGINTASVVCASLVLMIRIMAILYNWKLPRFS; this is encoded by the coding sequence ATGGTTAACGAAATCTTTATGCTTATGAACATTATAGGTTTGATATCCTTTGCTGTTGTAGGTTCTTTCAAAGCTCTCAGGGAAGGACTTGACCTTTTTGGGATAACAGTTCTTGGTATAATGACAGCATTAGGTGGTGGCATTACCAGAGATCTCCTGGTTAACCACATCCCCAACGCCCTTAAATCATTTACAGACTTTTCATTTGCTCTGTTTGGAGTATGGCTTGCTGTTGTATTTTACCGTATATTTAAGAGGGACATAAGCAACAGATTTTTTATACTGATACCAGATGCCATAGGACTGTCAGCTTTTACAACAACAGGGGCATTGATAGCACATGATGCGGGAGTTTCGTTTTTTGGCATTGTTATCCTTGCAACACTGACAGGTATCGGAGGGGGAATGATAAGTGACATACTCCTTGGAAAAATCCCTAATGTACTGAAAGATGACTTTTATGCTTCGTGTGCAATAATAGGTGCTGTAGGTTTTTATGTGACTGTTTCTTCTGGATTTGGTATAAACACCGCATCTGTTGTGTGCGCTTCACTGGTTTTGATGATTAGAATAATGGCAATACTCTATAACTGGAAACTGCCGAGGTTCTCTTGA
- a CDS encoding tetratricopeptide repeat protein, which yields MVRILSTLFLLFTVVYGNEEVDRKISKAWEYYEQGRFIKMERLSKEILNQSLKMNYPKGIAEGYYYLGVAYYSMGNIEKALNYATKALEFSEKYSNYRWKAYAHTLAGEILRSMRKYTEALKHFKKALDLSRENKNRKMLPAAYANIGNIYFEMGNYRKAVQFYSRGLKLAKKLDLRKSYIALEHYNLGLSYYKLKDFDKALQHLKEAYNIYSSLKDKKSVADSAYYIAKSYYKKGDLQKAKRVLEKNLPTARQTGRVGSYTKLLKKIGG from the coding sequence ATGGTCAGAATTCTTTCGACTTTGTTTCTGCTTTTTACTGTTGTATACGGAAATGAGGAAGTGGACAGAAAGATATCCAAAGCGTGGGAATATTACGAGCAGGGCAGATTTATAAAAATGGAGAGACTCTCTAAAGAAATACTCAATCAGTCTTTAAAAATGAATTATCCCAAAGGAATAGCAGAAGGATATTATTACTTAGGAGTAGCATACTACTCTATGGGAAACATAGAAAAAGCTCTTAACTACGCAACAAAAGCCCTTGAATTTTCAGAGAAATACAGTAACTACAGGTGGAAAGCATATGCCCACACACTGGCAGGAGAGATACTGAGAAGCATGAGAAAATATACAGAAGCCCTTAAACACTTCAAAAAGGCATTAGATTTATCAAGGGAGAATAAAAACAGAAAGATGCTACCGGCAGCCTACGCAAACATAGGAAACATTTATTTTGAAATGGGAAACTACAGGAAAGCAGTACAGTTTTACAGCAGAGGATTAAAGCTGGCCAAAAAATTAGACTTAAGAAAATCCTACATAGCCCTTGAACATTACAACTTAGGCCTTAGTTATTACAAGCTAAAAGATTTTGATAAAGCTCTGCAACACCTGAAAGAAGCTTACAACATATACAGCAGTCTAAAGGACAAAAAATCTGTAGCTGATTCAGCTTACTATATTGCCAAAAGTTACTACAAAAAAGGAGATTTACAGAAAGCCAAAAGAGTATTAGAAAAAAATCTTCCCACTGCAAGACAGACAGGAAGGGTAGGCTCTTACACAAAACTTCTAAAGAAGATTGGAGGTTAG
- a CDS encoding ubiquinone/menaquinone biosynthesis methyltransferase — translation MDRSKLFRIINTFNKISDRYILANHILSFGQDVCWRKNLCQLVEKYTNRKGVILDVACGTGENFKYCPENFDKKIGIDPARNMLEIAKKQFPEVFFIEGIAEEIPLKNSSVDLITVSFGVRNFSDRKKAFSEFYRVLKKDGILAILEFFPMENGTLLNKIAAKYIYDFLPYLGGIITGNFKAYKYLSKSIKNFILPEVMKLELEKNGLTVLENSKTFPDVYTFIAKKS, via the coding sequence ATGGACAGGTCTAAACTCTTTAGGATAATAAACACATTCAACAAAATTTCAGACAGATACATACTGGCAAACCATATCCTCAGTTTCGGGCAGGATGTATGCTGGAGAAAAAATCTGTGTCAGTTGGTAGAAAAATATACTAACAGGAAAGGTGTGATTCTTGATGTTGCCTGTGGAACAGGAGAGAACTTTAAATACTGTCCAGAAAATTTTGATAAAAAGATTGGTATTGATCCGGCACGAAATATGCTGGAGATTGCAAAAAAACAGTTTCCTGAAGTTTTTTTTATAGAGGGTATCGCAGAAGAAATCCCCCTGAAAAACAGTTCTGTTGACCTGATAACTGTGTCTTTTGGGGTAAGAAATTTTTCTGACAGAAAAAAAGCCTTTTCTGAATTTTACAGAGTGCTGAAAAAAGATGGAATCCTTGCTATTTTGGAGTTTTTCCCTATGGAGAATGGAACACTGCTTAACAAAATAGCGGCCAAGTATATTTATGACTTTCTTCCCTATTTAGGGGGAATAATAACAGGAAACTTCAAAGCCTATAAGTATCTGTCAAAATCAATAAAAAACTTTATTCTTCCTGAAGTTATGAAGTTAGAGTTAGAAAAAAATGGTCTTACAGTTTTAGAAAACAGTAAAACATTCCCTGACGTTTACACTTTCATAGCCAAAAAAAGTTAA
- a CDS encoding cation-transporting P-type ATPase — MKKIYMLTPQEALEELKSSPGGLSREEAKRRLIKYGYNRLEEERESLLIIFLRQFNNPLVFILLTAVGITFYMGDRLDAGIILGIVLINGILGFVQEVKARASIESLKKMTETHAKVLRDGREIEIPVSQVVPGDIVLLQEGDVVPADIRLIDSKGLLIDESILTGESVPVTKNAEDIYGEEVPIYKQKNILFKGTIVVRGKGKGVVYATGKNTEIGKIAEKTKEKSPDSPLNRALKSFSLKWMILLFLILSFILILGIVQERDLYKLFLLIISELVSAVPEGLPLVVTFVLVIGAMALAKRKTLVKYLPSVETLGSATYIVSDKTGTITEGRLKVEEFKAVEELPLLLCAALCNDADENKGDPLEVALLKWLSDREFDWKKVRKSYPRIWEFPFDANLRLMATVNQVEGSKYLFIKGAFESLKKMSTQDSSYLEEWHDQMAEKGLRVLAFGYAKVDNIPETIMQVKIKIVGLVGFIDPPKEGVKEAVETAKKAGIKVIMVTGDNLKTAVAIAKKVSIYGENDVAVEGDKISDYSDEELYNLLKITSVVSRATPEDKYRIVKVLQRNKEIVAVTGDGVNDVPALKIADLGIAMGSGTEAAKDVSKMIITDNNLAVIVDAVKQGRTIAYNIRKVIYYLLSCSFGEIMLLTSAFLMKLPLPLYPIQILWINLVTEGVQDKTFAFSKEEKNLMEEKPKKPEKTFFDRKQLFDIIFTAFFMGGINFLLFMYLLKITSYEKAVTITFTSLIANQWFNGFQSIRIEPFLKNLKKSFTVNPYMYLGVSIGVILQLLAIYVFPQWLHTVPMSLEDWKYVLLTSAVLFGIIEIKKWIEYLIRK; from the coding sequence TTGAAGAAAATTTATATGTTAACACCACAGGAAGCTTTAGAAGAGCTGAAATCCTCTCCTGGAGGACTTTCCCGGGAAGAAGCAAAAAGGAGACTGATAAAGTACGGCTACAACAGATTAGAGGAAGAGAGGGAAAGTCTTCTGATTATCTTTCTACGTCAGTTTAACAATCCCCTTGTTTTTATACTTTTAACAGCTGTTGGCATAACCTTTTATATGGGTGACAGGTTAGACGCAGGGATTATTTTAGGCATCGTGCTAATCAATGGTATCTTAGGATTTGTTCAGGAAGTAAAAGCAAGAGCCTCTATAGAATCTCTCAAAAAAATGACAGAAACACACGCAAAAGTGCTCAGAGATGGCAGAGAGATAGAGATACCTGTCTCTCAGGTTGTTCCCGGTGATATTGTTTTACTTCAGGAAGGAGATGTTGTACCGGCTGACATCAGACTTATAGACTCAAAAGGTCTTCTTATCGATGAATCTATTTTAACAGGAGAGTCTGTCCCTGTCACAAAAAATGCAGAAGATATATACGGAGAAGAAGTACCAATCTATAAACAGAAAAACATCCTTTTTAAAGGAACAATTGTTGTTAGAGGAAAGGGAAAAGGTGTTGTTTATGCAACAGGAAAAAACACAGAGATAGGCAAAATAGCTGAAAAGACAAAGGAAAAATCTCCAGACAGTCCTCTAAATAGAGCATTAAAATCTTTTTCTCTAAAATGGATGATACTGCTGTTTTTAATACTTTCGTTTATACTGATATTAGGGATAGTTCAGGAAAGAGATTTATATAAACTGTTTCTTCTTATCATATCTGAGCTTGTTTCTGCCGTTCCAGAGGGACTTCCCCTTGTGGTTACATTTGTCCTTGTTATTGGTGCTATGGCTCTGGCAAAAAGAAAAACATTAGTTAAATATCTGCCTTCTGTTGAAACTTTAGGCAGTGCTACATATATAGTATCAGACAAAACAGGAACTATAACAGAAGGCAGGCTAAAAGTGGAAGAGTTCAAAGCTGTTGAAGAACTTCCTTTACTGCTCTGTGCTGCTCTTTGCAACGATGCAGATGAAAATAAAGGAGACCCTTTAGAAGTTGCCCTCTTAAAATGGCTTTCTGATAGAGAGTTTGACTGGAAAAAGGTAAGAAAATCTTACCCAAGAATATGGGAATTTCCCTTTGATGCCAATCTGAGGCTGATGGCAACTGTAAATCAGGTGGAAGGCTCTAAATACCTGTTTATAAAAGGGGCTTTTGAAAGTCTAAAAAAAATGTCAACACAGGACAGCTCTTATCTTGAAGAGTGGCATGACCAGATGGCAGAGAAAGGACTGAGAGTTTTAGCCTTTGGGTATGCAAAAGTAGACAACATCCCAGAAACTATCATGCAGGTAAAGATAAAAATTGTAGGGTTAGTAGGATTTATAGACCCTCCCAAGGAAGGTGTTAAAGAAGCTGTAGAAACAGCCAAGAAAGCAGGAATAAAAGTTATTATGGTTACTGGAGATAATCTGAAAACTGCTGTTGCCATTGCAAAAAAAGTATCCATTTACGGGGAAAATGATGTGGCTGTCGAAGGAGATAAAATCTCTGATTATTCAGATGAGGAGCTGTATAATCTGCTAAAAATAACATCAGTCGTTTCAAGGGCAACACCTGAAGATAAATACAGAATAGTTAAAGTTCTCCAGAGAAACAAAGAGATTGTTGCGGTAACTGGAGATGGCGTAAATGACGTTCCAGCACTGAAGATAGCTGACCTTGGCATAGCTATGGGAAGCGGAACGGAAGCTGCAAAAGATGTCTCAAAGATGATAATAACAGACAATAACCTTGCTGTAATCGTTGATGCAGTTAAGCAAGGGAGAACAATAGCCTACAACATAAGAAAAGTTATTTACTACCTTTTATCCTGCAGTTTTGGTGAGATAATGCTCCTTACTTCAGCATTTTTAATGAAACTTCCCCTCCCTCTATATCCTATACAGATACTCTGGATAAATCTCGTTACAGAGGGAGTACAGGACAAAACATTCGCATTCAGCAAAGAAGAAAAAAACCTGATGGAAGAAAAGCCAAAAAAACCAGAAAAAACATTTTTTGATAGAAAACAGCTATTTGATATTATTTTTACTGCATTTTTTATGGGGGGAATAAACTTTTTGCTGTTTATGTATCTGCTGAAGATTACATCTTACGAAAAAGCTGTAACTATAACGTTTACATCTCTTATAGCAAATCAGTGGTTTAATGGATTTCAGTCAATAAGAATAGAACCATTTTTGAAAAATCTGAAAAAAAGCTTCACAGTCAATCCATACATGTATTTAGGTGTATCTATAGGCGTTATCCTTCAGCTACTTGCCATTTATGTTTTCCCCCAGTGGCTTCACACAGTTCCAATGAGTTTAGAAGATTGGAAATACGTTCTGTTAACTTCTGCTGTTTTATTTGGGATAATAGAGATAAAAAAATGGATTGAGTACTTAATAAGGAAATAA
- the hisC gene encoding histidinol-phosphate transaminase, whose translation MFLDRFKDFKNYKTETTPCKVKLSSNENPYDLPQWLKEKVSQEVKKIPLNRYPDPTYRELKEIVATFYGVKPENIVLGNGSDELIHLLITVIGEINQPVMYPVPTFPMYQVSADIIGRPKTEFPLDENFQLSKKSIDRALKEKPAIAFFASPNNPTGNSFDRDLILYTAENNVFTVVDEAYIHFSDKKDFVGEALERENLVVIRTMSKIGLAGIRLGALIAREDIATVIDRIRPPFNITYPTEVIAKTVLTEGKEEINRQIQTIVSERKRVMEEVSKAGNIKVYPSDANFFLIKVPDGNLVHRMLIQEGVLVRNMSHLKGLENCLRVSIGKPEENNQFIKAIKKVVGSI comes from the coding sequence ATGTTCTTAGATAGATTTAAAGATTTTAAAAACTATAAAACAGAAACTACTCCCTGCAAAGTAAAACTGTCGTCAAACGAAAATCCCTACGACCTTCCCCAGTGGCTGAAGGAAAAAGTATCTCAGGAAGTAAAAAAAATTCCACTTAACAGATACCCTGACCCTACATACAGAGAGCTAAAAGAGATTGTTGCTACCTTTTATGGGGTAAAGCCTGAAAATATCGTTTTAGGAAACGGCTCTGACGAACTTATACATCTGCTTATCACTGTGATTGGAGAGATAAACCAGCCTGTTATGTATCCTGTTCCCACATTTCCCATGTATCAGGTCTCTGCAGACATAATAGGAAGACCAAAAACTGAATTTCCCCTTGATGAAAACTTTCAGCTCTCAAAGAAAAGTATTGACAGAGCTTTGAAAGAAAAGCCAGCCATAGCCTTTTTTGCCTCTCCCAACAATCCGACAGGAAACAGTTTTGATAGGGATTTGATACTGTATACAGCGGAAAACAATGTCTTTACAGTTGTTGACGAGGCTTACATACACTTTTCTGACAAAAAGGATTTTGTAGGGGAAGCACTGGAAAGGGAAAATTTAGTGGTGATAAGAACAATGTCAAAGATAGGACTTGCAGGTATTAGACTGGGAGCTCTGATAGCAAGGGAAGACATAGCTACAGTAATAGACAGAATAAGACCTCCCTTTAACATCACATATCCAACAGAGGTTATAGCAAAAACTGTGCTGACTGAAGGCAAAGAAGAGATTAACAGACAGATACAGACAATCGTATCAGAAAGAAAGAGGGTAATGGAAGAAGTATCAAAAGCAGGAAACATAAAAGTCTATCCCTCTGATGCAAACTTTTTCTTAATAAAAGTTCCTGATGGAAATCTTGTCCACAGAATGCTTATACAAGAAGGGGTTTTAGTGAGAAATATGTCCCATCTAAAAGGTCTTGAAAACTGTCTGAGGGTAAGTATAGGAAAACCTGAAGAGAATAACCAGTTTATAAAGGCAATAAAAAAGGTTGTTGGCAGTATTTAA
- a CDS encoding OmpP1/FadL family transporter, with product MRKGVLAIAGIFAFSTAFGAAYKIPEQSTRSMGTAAAYFAGADGADTAYYNPAGMSWLGDKDKTLTELGIKYIYLPRIKFTGQAFDPVFSIFTLSNAETSKEEFVIPYFHMILPAGEKFRVGFSFVTPYGLSKRWSAQGQKAYAEEFTLKTFEFDTTVSYVLDNRLSLGAGVRALYATGQIKYSYNGAYKIDMEGESGINFGYLISASLKLSDSLNVSTIYRSEIKPEVSGTATGYLGAYPISTEGNVKVVLPAEWRLGIAYKPTDKTIIDLTYEITFWGRYKRLDINFEDPVAESNLGKSKPKYWHDSKTIRLGLRHKINQQFTGMLGIAYDETPIPQKTLGFELPDSNGWIFSVGGLWNPNKNLEVCLAYLYVKKFDRYVSNNYMNGNFTDMAAHLVNLSVGYKF from the coding sequence ATGAGAAAGGGAGTTTTAGCTATAGCAGGGATTTTTGCTTTTTCTACTGCCTTTGGTGCAGCTTACAAGATACCGGAGCAGTCCACCCGCTCTATGGGAACGGCAGCAGCATACTTTGCAGGTGCTGATGGAGCAGATACAGCTTACTATAATCCGGCAGGTATGAGCTGGCTGGGTGATAAAGACAAAACATTAACAGAGCTTGGAATAAAATACATATACCTTCCGAGAATAAAGTTTACAGGTCAAGCCTTTGACCCTGTTTTTAGTATTTTTACTCTCTCCAACGCAGAAACATCAAAAGAGGAGTTTGTTATTCCATATTTTCATATGATTCTTCCTGCAGGAGAAAAATTCAGAGTAGGATTTTCCTTTGTAACGCCCTATGGACTATCCAAAAGATGGTCTGCTCAGGGTCAGAAAGCATATGCTGAGGAGTTTACTCTGAAAACATTTGAGTTTGATACAACTGTTTCCTATGTGTTAGATAATAGACTGTCTTTAGGTGCTGGTGTTCGTGCCCTGTATGCAACTGGTCAGATTAAATACAGTTATAACGGAGCCTATAAAATAGACATGGAAGGGGAAAGCGGGATAAACTTTGGCTATCTTATTTCAGCATCTTTAAAGCTATCTGACAGCCTTAATGTATCTACCATATACCGCTCTGAAATTAAACCTGAAGTGTCTGGAACGGCAACGGGGTATCTTGGAGCTTATCCTATATCTACAGAAGGCAATGTAAAGGTTGTTCTTCCTGCAGAATGGAGATTGGGAATAGCCTACAAACCTACAGATAAAACAATTATAGACCTGACTTATGAGATAACATTCTGGGGAAGGTATAAAAGGCTTGACATAAACTTTGAAGACCCTGTTGCAGAATCAAACCTTGGCAAATCAAAACCTAAATACTGGCATGACTCAAAAACTATCAGATTAGGATTAAGACACAAGATTAATCAGCAGTTTACAGGAATGCTTGGTATAGCATACGATGAGACGCCAATACCCCAGAAAACCTTAGGATTTGAGCTTCCAGACTCTAACGGATGGATTTTTTCTGTAGGAGGCCTGTGGAATCCAAACAAAAATTTAGAGGTATGTCTTGCATATCTGTATGTAAAGAAATTTGACAGATATGTGAGCAATAACTATATGAACGGAAACTTTACAGATATGGCTGCTCATCTTGTCAATCTGTCGGTAGGATATAAGTTCTAA